The Candidatus Poribacteria bacterium sequence GCGATCGCTAATTTTCAGGTTAGCACTGCTGACTTCAATACCCTGCGCCAGCAACCGATCTATCTCACCGAAAAGCGTCTCCAAATTGATGACAACCCCGTTCCCGATAACGTTGACGGTATTGGGTCGGAGAATGCCAGATGGAATCAAGTGGAGAATAAACGTCTTTTCTCCGAGAACAATGGTATGCCCAGCGTTATCGCCGCCTTGATAGCGCGCGACGACATCCGCGTCGCCAGCAAAGACATCGGTTAGCTTCCCTTTACTTTCATCGCCCCACTGTGCGCCTAAGATGACAATGTTTGACATACGAAACCTCTCCCTACTCACAATAACTTTTAAGCGCGGTGCTTATCCACGCTTGTTTCATAGCCCACGCGTACTTTTGGTATGGATAATAAAACTGGTGATTTAACAGTGCGCTGTTGCTGGCGGAAAAGGAATGTGCGTATGACATTCCCGAAGGGTTTCTAAAGAGGATTGAAACCCTGCCAGCGAGAGATGGAGGCTTGCGTTAAATTTTGTAAATGCGCGAAAAACGCGACAATTCTAACGTTTAGAGAATTGAAAGCGTGCCCGTGCGCCCTTCTGCCCGTACTTCTTTCTCTCGACCATTCTCGGATCGCGCGTCAAAAACCCACCCTTTTTTAACGAAGACTTCAAAGATTCGTCTGCTTTGACAAGCGCACGCGCAAGTCCGTGTGAGATTGCCCCAGACTGTCCAGTCTTTCCGCCACCTTTCACGTTGACATGCACAGCATATTCGCCGACCTTCTCAACATGTTCAATAGGGCGTTGTGCTGCCTGCCAGTGGTCTGCACGATCGAAATACTCTTGAATCGGTTTTTTGTTAACGGTAACCCCAGCTTCACCACCGGGGATGATTCGAACGCGCGCGACTGAGGTCTTGCGTCTGCCGGTCCCCCAGAATTGTTCAATAGCCATACTGTTCGTACTCTCCATAGTTGTAGGATACCCTTGATCGGAATCCCCAACCTAATTAATCAAATGTTAAGACTTCCGGTTCCTGTGCTTGGTGCGGGTGTGTCGGTCCAGCGTAAACCTTGAGACCTTTCATCAGTTGCCGACCGAGATGATTCTTCGGGAGCATCCCTCTGACGGCATTTGTGAGAATCGCCTCCGGCTTCCGAGCCATCTGTTCGTCGAAAGTTCGGTATTTATCACCACCGGGGTAGCCACTATGCCTAAAATAGGTTTTCTGCTCTCTTTTATTGCCCGTGACCTGTACTTTCTCCGCATTCACAACAGCAACGCGAAAACCTAAATCGGCGTGAGGTGTATACCGCGGGTCATTTTTTCCACGCAGCACCTGTGCGATGCGGGAGGCTAAACGCCCGAGCACTTGTCCCTCCGCGTCCACCACATACCATCTAATGTCTTTATCCGTTTTTGGAAAATAGGTTTTCGTTTTCAGTACCATGATTTCTTGCCCCTTCGACCCAAAATGTTTGTCGTTTGTTGTTCGCGTGCTATATTAAAAAAGGTGTTTATACAATTGCGAACACAACCGCGTAATATTATATCACGAAAGAGGGCGTATGTCAAATTTTTTGCTATGTTCTATGCAACGTCTTCCTTGCAAACCGTCTTTTTTTGTGGTATACTGTAAGAAACTCAAACAAACCGCAGCAGTTAGGAATTCAAAATAATGCGAATTATTCTTTATACAGGTAAAGGGGGTGTCGGCAAAACAACCATTGCCGCCGCTACGGGCATCAAACTCGCGGAACTTGGTTACAAGACTATTGTCATCTCGCTTGACGTGGCACACTCACTCCGAGATGCTTTTGATAACCACGAGAAACTTGTCCGCCAGCACAAAGAGAAACAAATCCGAATCAAAGACAACCTTTGGATACAGGAGATTAACGTTCAGGAAGCAATTGTTGAATACTGGGATGATGTGTACAGTTATATCCGTTCTTTGCTGAATCGTTCCGGGCTTGACAGTCTCGTTGCCGAGGAGATAGCCGTTTTTCCGGGGATGGAAGAGATTTGTGCCCTTCTCTATATCAACCAATATGTCCGTGAAAAGAGTTATGATGTAATTATCCTTGACTGCGCGCCCACCGGGGAGTCGCTCCGGTTCGTTAGTATCCCGACAACTTTAGAGTGGTACATGAGCCACATTTTCAAATTGGAACGCAATCTTGCAAAACTTGCAGGTCCAGTGATTGAACGCGTGAGTTCGGTCCCGATTCCGCGGGATAACTACTTTCAAAATATCCAAGATCTATTCGATAAGTTGGAAGGGATTGATGGCGTGCTGACAGATCCCGAAATCACGACAGTCCGTTTGGTAACAAATCCCGAAAAAATCGTTATCAAAGAGACACAACGCGCGTTTATGTATTTTTGCCTTTACGGACTCTGTATCGACGCAGTGATCATCAACCGTATCTTTCCTGATGGAATCGATGCTTCATACTTTGAAGCGTGGAAGCAAACGCAGCAGCACTATATTGAAGAGGCGATGGACTATTTCTCGGACGTACCCGTTTGGAAGGTGAATCTGTTCTCTGAAGAGATCGTAGGGGAACAAGGGCTACACCGGTTGGCAGATACGCTCTATTCAGAGATTAATCCAGCAGATCAGTTTTCTAAAGAACGTCCGTATCAATTCCAAAAAACAGCAAATGCGTATCAGTTGTCTATGCGTCTCCCCTTTTTGAGCAAAGATGAGATTGAATTGACAAAACATGGTGATGAATTAATTGTCACGGTTGGTGGCTTTAAGCAACATGTCACATTACCGCGGACCCTCTCGAATAAAAAAACAACCGGTGCAAAACTAACCGGCGATCAACTCGTGATTACGTTTGAGGGAGAAAATCAACTTTAGATATCTATGAGAAGTGTATGCGAACTAAAGCGGACACGGCGGTTTTTATTGTAACAGGAACAACACTTTTAACGTTCTTTATAGCGAGTCGCATTGGCACCATTTGGGTCCTTTATCCAAACGTGTTGATTGCAACCGTTTTATTCGTCTATTGTATCTGGCAGACTGACGAGGATGCAGCGCTGCTTTCGAGGAGTTCCATTTTTGGGATCGCAACCACGCTGACCTACGTCCCGATAGATTGGCTGTTCTCACGGAAAGTTCACCTGATCTTCTACCTGCGTTCAGATTTTTTGGCAGGTCAAACGACACCAATTGGACTCATACTGAACTGGGTGGTCTTCGCGACGCTATCAGCATACTGCTATCAGCGACTCGCGACGATTTTCCGAACTCGTTTTGTATCCGAGTCTGGCAGTCCAAGAATTGGGTTCATAGGAACTGCAATGTTGGCGGCTGGTATAACGAGCATCGTTGCTGTAATTGGCAGTACCTTGATTTACGAGTTTGGGGCATCGTATTTGTGGACGTGGAATGCCACGCAGGTAGATTTGATACCACACATCGCATCCGTGCCGGTTTTTATCCCGATTTCTTTTCTGCTTACTTTTCTGTTGTGTCCCTACTTTTTCGGGGTAGACGGTAGTTTTTTGAGGGAACAACACGTAGGTGTGGCTGGGATACGGTGTGGTATCTTTATGGGAGCACTGCAGTTCTTCGGTTTCCTTCTGTTTTACGTTTGGAAATAGGAGCAGATTAAAACAACGGAACGATTCGTCTAAAAACAATAACTGCGGAAAAGGAAAATCACAAGTATGCGAATTCGCGCAACAACAATTTTAGCCGTTCGTCGCGACGGTGAGGTTGCTATCGGGGGTGATGGTCAAGTCACTTTAGGCGACACAGCGATGAAACACGGAGCACGCAAAATCCGTAAGATCCATAACGACAAGGTACTCATCGGTTTTGCGGGTTCCGCATCGGATGCAATTACTTTATATGAAAATTTAGAGAAAAAACTGGAGCAATACCGTGGAAATCTTCAGAAATCAGCAGTAGAACTCGCACGAGAGTGGCGCAGCGATAGAGTTCTAAGACAGGTGGATGCCTTAATGATCGCTGCGGATGCCAATGACAGTTATCTCATTTCGGGAAGCGGCGATGTTATTGCCCCGGATGACGATGTTCTCGCAATTGGTTCTGGTGGGTCTATCGCCCTCGCTGCGGCGAGAGCCATGCTCAAATACTCAGATTTGACCGCAAAAGAGATCGCTTTAGAGGCACTTCAACTCACAAGTGAAATTTGTATCTACACGAATGCTAAAATTGAGGTTGACACAATTGATATTTAATGCGATGCTATCTGGGTAGCATCGCATTAAGTTGTTAACGCCATCTCGTAATACACGGTTGTCGGGAAAATACCGGGCTTCATCCCAGCAAAACGGTTACGATATGATTGATCGGATTGGTAATTTTGGGGAGGTTTACCCTTGGACAAACTGAATGCAACGCGTGACAAAAACACTTTAGCGGCTGCACTCACGCCGCGGCAGATTGTTGAGGAGTTAGATAAATATATTATCGGGCAGTTTGAGGCGAAACGTTCCGTCGCTATTGCCCTTCGCAATCGCGCGCGGCGCCAGATGTTGGCAGAAGATATGCAAGACGAAGTCTCACCGAAGAACATCATCATGATAGGTTCGACAGGTGTAGGAAAAACTGAGATCGCACGTAGACTTGCTCGCCTCGTTGACGCGCCCTTCATCAAAGTAGAAGCGTCAAAGTATACCGAAATCGGTTACGTAGGACGAGATGTTGAATCCATGATTCGCGATCTCACTGAAACCGCTATCAGCCGGGTCAAGGCAGAGCAAACTGAGGCGGTTCAGGAAAAGGCACGCGAATCCACTGAGGAACGACTATTGGATTGCATTTTCCCCGTGCCACGTTCGCTCCAGCGACGACCTCGCTTACAAGACGACGCACTTGACGAGCCAGAGGAAGAGGATGATGACATCAACCTTCAACTTCCGTTCGATCTCGGTTCTGATACCGAGACCGAAGCCGAGGAAGCCAGAGAGAAGGAACGCGAACGCTATCTCAAGACTCGTGAGAAATTTAGGGATTGGCTGCGGGAAGGTAGACTTGAGGATAAACCGGTTGAAGTCAACGTCAAACATCAGAGCATGCCCTTTGTTGAAATCTTCTCACCCGGTGGTATTGAGGAGATGGACATCAATTTCAAGGATATGTTCAGTAACATTCTACCGAATCAGACGAAGAAGCGACGAGTCCCGGTCTCCGAAGCGCGCACTATCTTGATGCAAGAGGAATCTGAAAAACTCATTGATATGGACGCTGTTATCACTGAAGCCATTCAAAGGGTTGAAAACTCTGGCATCGTTTTTTTAGATGAAATCGACAAGATCGCAGGCAGAGAATCTCGGCACGGACCCGACATTTCACGTGAAGGGGTGCAGCGCGATATCCTTCCCATCATCGAAGGCAGCACCGTAACCTCGAAATACGGAGCGGTGCGCACACATCACATTCTGTTCATTGCTGCTGGCGCATTTCATGTCTCAAGTCCATCTGACCTCATCCCAGAACTACAAGGCAGATTCCCAATACGAGTCGAACTGAAAAGTCTAAATAAGAGTAACTTTAAATCCATTCTGACGGAACCGAAGAACGCTTTAGTCAAACAGTACACTGCTCTGCTTCACACGGAGGGAATTGAGGCAACTATCACCGATGATGCGATTGACAAAATCGCTGCACTCGCCTTCCAAGTGAATGAATCCGTCGAGGACATCGGCGCGCGTCGTCTGCATACTATTATGGAAAAACTCTTTGAAAATCTCTTCTTTGACGCACCTGACCTTGAGAAGAACAGCATCACTATTGATGCTAACTACGTCAGTTCCGAATTGGCTGAAATCGTTAGAGATCAGGATTTGAGCAGATACATCCTTTAATAATTAACAGGACTTACGCAGAAAACGAATATTCGGATGGAAGGATGGAACCCACCATCCACGCTTCCACCCTTCCAATCTTCCGATCCTGCAGGAAAGGAAGGGATTTTGCGTAAGCCCTAAATTAAATCGTCGCCGGTGATGTTTCTCGACTGCTCAGAACATTGTAATTCGCTCGTCCGTACGCAGAAACGGAGGCTAACCGTGCGACAACTTCAAACCTTTGTCCTCCTATTTATTCATACCCTCTTCCTACCCAATAGTTTCGCACAAAGTGTGACGCGATGGCACGTGTCCGAAGATGCCGAGACACCACTCGGTCCAACAGCGGTAAATGCTATAACTTTTTCCCACAATGGGACACAGATTGCCGTGGCAACTGCGGACGGTATTGCGCTATATAATACCTATACTGGGAAAAAGATCACACGACTTCCGCTGCTGACGAATACCACGACAGCAATAGCGTTTTCACCCGATAACCGAACAGTTGCAAGCGCGAGTGAAGATTTTACCATCCACTTTTGGAATATGCACACGGGTGAAAATGTAACAAACCTTACAGGTCATGCCGATCCAGTTGTCGCGTTGGCATTCTCGCCAAATGGCAAGACCCTTGCGAGTGGAAGTTTTAGGGAGATTCGTCTGTGGAACTTAACCTTGGAACAGGCCTCCCATACCGTAGTCCTTCACGGACACCGAGATATGGTCACCACATTAGCGTTCTCACCAGATAGCAAAATGCTTGCCAGCACAAGCTTTTACGGCACAATCCTGTTGTGGGATGTAGAAACAGGTCAACTCCGACACAATCTTTCCGCACATACAGATTCAGTTTTAGCACTCGCGTTCTCACCCGACAATCAAATTTTGGCAAGCGGCGGATATTGGAACACCGACGCGGAGAGCACAATTCGTTTGTGGAACATACATACCGGGCAGCTTCTTACAACTTTTGCGGGGCATACTGTCCCAGTTTTTGCTTTGGCTTTTGCACCAGATATCCACAGCGTTTATGGCGGAACCCTTGCAAGCGCAGGTTGGGATAACACAATTCGTATGTGGCATCCGCGCACCGGACAATTACAAGCAATTTTTCAAAGTCATACCACCCCAGTTTTTGCCTTAGCATTTCTACCAGATACCGACGGCCCCTATGAAAACACACTTGCGAGTGCCAGTCTTGACGGCACAGTCCAATTGAGATCGTTGACCGCACCCGGCTCACAGGTTCCGTGGGATGTCAACGCCGATGGTGTCGTAAACATCTTGGATTTGACCTTTGTTGCCTCGCGCTTCGGGGAAAACTCCCCAGACCTCAACGGCGATGGTGTCGTAAACATTTTAGATTTGATTATCGTTGCAAATCATATCGGAGAATGAAGACTGCATCTATCATGACCAACAGAAACACATCGTACCTGTCACAGGAGTAAAAAATAGTGAGATACCTTATTTTTACGCTTCTATTGATACTGACACTACTTCTGTCAAACGGATACACCCAAGACTGGACAACATGGGGCTTACCCGAAGGCGCGAAACGCCTCATTGGCAAGAGCGAAATAACTGGCAATATTGCTTTTTCGCCCGATGGCACCCGACTCGCTGTCGCGAGTTCAATTGGCACTTGGATATACGATGCCCACACGGGGAAAGAACTTGCATTACTCACTGAACATAGGGAATCAATCCGGGCAGTTGCGTTCTCACCAGACGGCAGAATAATTGCCAGTGGAAGTGGTGATAACACTATCCGGTTGTGGAATGTGTCCACTGGACA is a genomic window containing:
- the rplM gene encoding 50S ribosomal protein L13, which translates into the protein MVLKTKTYFPKTDKDIRWYVVDAEGQVLGRLASRIAQVLRGKNDPRYTPHADLGFRVAVVNAEKVQVTGNKREQKTYFRHSGYPGGDKYRTFDEQMARKPEAILTNAVRGMLPKNHLGRQLMKGLKVYAGPTHPHQAQEPEVLTFD
- the hslU gene encoding ATP-dependent protease ATPase subunit HslU — encoded protein: MNATRDKNTLAAALTPRQIVEELDKYIIGQFEAKRSVAIALRNRARRQMLAEDMQDEVSPKNIIMIGSTGVGKTEIARRLARLVDAPFIKVEASKYTEIGYVGRDVESMIRDLTETAISRVKAEQTEAVQEKARESTEERLLDCIFPVPRSLQRRPRLQDDALDEPEEEDDDINLQLPFDLGSDTETEAEEAREKERERYLKTREKFRDWLREGRLEDKPVEVNVKHQSMPFVEIFSPGGIEEMDINFKDMFSNILPNQTKKRRVPVSEARTILMQEESEKLIDMDAVITEAIQRVENSGIVFLDEIDKIAGRESRHGPDISREGVQRDILPIIEGSTVTSKYGAVRTHHILFIAAGAFHVSSPSDLIPELQGRFPIRVELKSLNKSNFKSILTEPKNALVKQYTALLHTEGIEATITDDAIDKIAALAFQVNESVEDIGARRLHTIMEKLFENLFFDAPDLEKNSITIDANYVSSELAEIVRDQDLSRYIL
- the hslV gene encoding ATP-dependent protease subunit HslV codes for the protein MRIRATTILAVRRDGEVAIGGDGQVTLGDTAMKHGARKIRKIHNDKVLIGFAGSASDAITLYENLEKKLEQYRGNLQKSAVELAREWRSDRVLRQVDALMIAADANDSYLISGSGDVIAPDDDVLAIGSGGSIALAAARAMLKYSDLTAKEIALEALQLTSEICIYTNAKIEVDTIDI
- the rpsI gene encoding 30S ribosomal protein S9 — protein: MAIEQFWGTGRRKTSVARVRIIPGGEAGVTVNKKPIQEYFDRADHWQAAQRPIEHVEKVGEYAVHVNVKGGGKTGQSGAISHGLARALVKADESLKSSLKKGGFLTRDPRMVERKKYGQKGARARFQFSKR
- a CDS encoding TRC40/GET3/ArsA family transport-energizing ATPase; protein product: MRIILYTGKGGVGKTTIAAATGIKLAELGYKTIVISLDVAHSLRDAFDNHEKLVRQHKEKQIRIKDNLWIQEINVQEAIVEYWDDVYSYIRSLLNRSGLDSLVAEEIAVFPGMEEICALLYINQYVREKSYDVIILDCAPTGESLRFVSIPTTLEWYMSHIFKLERNLAKLAGPVIERVSSVPIPRDNYFQNIQDLFDKLEGIDGVLTDPEITTVRLVTNPEKIVIKETQRAFMYFCLYGLCIDAVIINRIFPDGIDASYFEAWKQTQQHYIEEAMDYFSDVPVWKVNLFSEEIVGEQGLHRLADTLYSEINPADQFSKERPYQFQKTANAYQLSMRLPFLSKDEIELTKHGDELIVTVGGFKQHVTLPRTLSNKKTTGAKLTGDQLVITFEGENQL